One Eubalaena glacialis isolate mEubGla1 chromosome 11, mEubGla1.1.hap2.+ XY, whole genome shotgun sequence DNA segment encodes these proteins:
- the ATXN7L3B gene encoding ataxin-7-like protein 3B has translation MEEISLANLDTNKLEAIAQEIYVDLIEDSCLGFCFEVHRAVKCGYFYLEFAETGSVKDFGIQPVEDKGACRLPLCSLPGESGNGPDQQLQRSPPEFQ, from the coding sequence ATGGAGGAAATTTCGTTGGCTAACCTGGATACTAACAAGCTAGAGGCCATCGCTCAGGAGATATACGTAGACCTAATAGAGGATTCCTGTTTGGGCTTCTGCTTTGAGGTGCACCGGGCAGTCAAGTGTGGCTACTTCTACCTGGAATTCGCAGAGACTGGTAGCGTGAAGGATTTTGGCATTCAGCCAGTGGAAGATAAAGGAGCGTGTCGCCTGCCGCTTTGCTCCCTTCCCGGAGAATCTGGGAATGGGCCTGATCAGCAGCTGCAACGCTCACCTCCGGAATTCCAGTAG